A portion of the Blattabacterium clevelandi genome contains these proteins:
- a CDS encoding ribosome-recycling factor, with product MDELNKIFSSCKKDMKIILKKLQEEIYHIRLGSKSILSFLEKIKIKCYGTFLPLIEVASITIIDNMTLTVQPWDRSLISHIDKAIIDTNLGIMPTNKGEYIQINLPIITEEGRKNLMKKIKKQIEKAKISVRIIRKKNNQSIKKLKLSQDLSQSGEIRIQKITIEYIQNIDNLFLYKEKEILKI from the coding sequence ATGGATGAATTAAATAAAATTTTTTCTTCTTGTAAAAAAGACATGAAAATAATTTTAAAAAAATTACAAGAGGAAATTTATCATATTCGTTTAGGAAGTAAATCCATTCTTTCCTTTTTAGAAAAAATAAAAATAAAGTGTTATGGTACTTTTTTACCTTTAATAGAAGTAGCTAGTATTACTATTATAGATAATATGACTCTCACAGTTCAACCTTGGGATCGTTCTCTTATTTCACATATAGATAAAGCCATTATAGATACTAATTTAGGAATTATGCCTACTAATAAAGGAGAATATATTCAAATTAATCTTCCTATTATTACAGAAGAAGGAAGAAAAAATTTGATGAAAAAAATAAAAAAACAAATAGAAAAGGCAAAAATATCCGTGAGAATAATACGAAAAAAAAATAATCAATCCATAAAAAAATTAAAATTGTCCCAAGATTTATCTCAATCAGGAGAAATTCGTATACAAAAAATAACGATTGAATATATTCAAAATATTGATAATCTTTTTCTTTATAAAGAAAAAGAAATTTTAAAAATATAA
- the pyrH gene encoding UMP kinase, with the protein MKYKRSLLKLSGESLMGKNNFGIHSTRLQQHAEEVKKVVDMGAQVAIVIGGGNIFRGYSRLNNTIDRIGGDYMGMLATVINGIALQSYLENIGICTSIQTAIRMDQIAEPFVKDKAIHHLEKGRVVIFVAGLGNPYFTTDTAAVLRAIEIKADVLLKGTRVDGIYTKDPEKDKYAKKLKKISFDMAYQMGIKVMDQTAFILGNENNLPIIIFDINRKGNFKKVISGEEIGTLVSKK; encoded by the coding sequence ATGAAGTACAAAAGATCATTATTGAAATTAAGTGGAGAATCTCTTATGGGAAAAAACAATTTTGGAATTCATTCTACTCGTCTTCAACAACATGCTGAAGAAGTAAAAAAGGTTGTAGATATGGGGGCTCAAGTAGCTATAGTTATTGGTGGAGGAAATATATTTAGAGGTTATTCTAGGTTAAATAATACAATAGATCGTATAGGTGGAGATTATATGGGAATGCTAGCTACTGTTATAAACGGAATTGCACTACAATCTTACTTAGAAAATATAGGAATATGTACCTCAATACAAACAGCTATTAGAATGGATCAAATAGCGGAACCATTTGTCAAGGATAAAGCTATTCATCATTTAGAAAAAGGAAGAGTAGTTATATTTGTAGCAGGATTAGGAAATCCTTATTTTACTACAGATACAGCAGCTGTATTACGTGCTATAGAAATAAAGGCCGATGTTTTATTGAAAGGAACTAGAGTTGATGGGATCTATACTAAAGATCCAGAAAAAGATAAATATGCTAAAAAATTAAAAAAAATATCCTTCGATATGGCTTATCAAATGGGAATAAAAGTGATGGATCAAACCGCTTTTATTTTAGGGAATGAAAATAATTTACCCATTATTATTTTTGATATCAATAGAAAAGGTAATTTTAAAAAAGTAATTTCCGGAGAAGAAATAGGGACCTTAGTTTCTAAAAAATAA
- the asnS gene encoding asparagine--tRNA ligase, giving the protein MIKKYSIKELLNNSDFFLEKKVLVEGWIRFFRNSIFIALNDGSTIQNIQIVLSKNIDKKLIKKITIGTSIKVIGIIKKSIGKKQSIEIKSLYISIYGEVDIENFQKSILQPKKHSLEKLRKQTHLRFRTSIFSSIIRIRHHIAFSIHKYFHEHGFFYINTPIITTLNAEGAGNMFQVTTMDLKNIPCIKKGDIIDYKKDFFQCKTYLSVSGQLEAETASLSLGKVYTFGPAFRAENSNTSRHLSEFWMIEPEIAFYHLEENMNLAENFLKFIIRYIIENCVEDLYFLKENIKKWNQEDNFSILDRLELILKFPFQRISYTEAIKILEKKNKKFFNPIIWGMDLQSEHEQYLVNEHFQHPVIVFDYPSCIKAFYMRINNDGKTVRAMDILFPKIGEIIGGSQREERYDLLLKRMKDTKIDDRKLWWYLDTRRFGSVPHSGFGLGFDRLVQFITGMKNIRDVIPFPRTPNNAEF; this is encoded by the coding sequence ATGATAAAAAAATATTCGATTAAAGAATTGTTAAATAATAGTGATTTTTTTTTAGAAAAAAAAGTTTTAGTTGAAGGATGGATACGTTTTTTTCGTAATTCTATTTTTATTGCATTAAACGATGGATCTACAATTCAAAATATTCAAATCGTTTTATCTAAAAATATAGATAAAAAATTAATCAAAAAAATTACCATTGGAACATCTATTAAAGTTATAGGAATCATAAAAAAAAGTATAGGGAAAAAACAATCTATAGAAATTAAATCTTTATATATAAGTATATATGGAGAAGTAGATATAGAAAATTTTCAAAAATCTATTTTACAACCGAAAAAACATAGTTTAGAAAAACTTCGTAAACAAACACATTTACGTTTCCGTACAAGTATTTTTAGTAGTATTATACGTATACGTCATCATATAGCTTTTTCTATACATAAATATTTTCATGAACATGGATTTTTTTATATTAATACTCCAATTATTACTACTTTAAATGCTGAAGGAGCTGGAAATATGTTTCAGGTTACGACTATGGATTTAAAAAATATTCCATGTATAAAAAAAGGGGATATAATAGATTATAAAAAAGATTTTTTTCAATGTAAAACCTATCTTAGTGTATCTGGACAATTAGAAGCAGAAACTGCTTCTTTATCTTTAGGAAAAGTATATACTTTTGGACCTGCTTTTCGTGCAGAAAATTCCAATACTTCACGACATTTATCCGAATTTTGGATGATAGAACCAGAAATTGCCTTTTATCATTTAGAAGAAAATATGAATTTAGCAGAAAATTTTTTAAAATTTATCATACGATACATTATTGAAAATTGTGTGGAAGATTTATATTTTTTAAAAGAAAATATAAAAAAATGGAATCAAGAGGATAATTTTTCCATTTTAGATAGACTAGAACTTATATTAAAATTTCCGTTTCAAAGGATTAGTTATACTGAAGCTATAAAGATTCTTGAAAAAAAAAATAAAAAATTTTTTAATCCAATCATTTGGGGGATGGATTTACAATCAGAACATGAACAATATTTAGTGAATGAACATTTTCAACATCCTGTAATTGTTTTTGATTATCCTTCCTGTATTAAAGCTTTTTACATGCGTATAAATAATGATGGAAAAACAGTGAGGGCTATGGATATTTTGTTCCCAAAAATAGGAGAGATCATCGGAGGATCTCAAAGAGAAGAACGTTATGATCTTTTATTGAAGCGAATGAAAGATACAAAAATAGATGATAGAAAACTTTGGTGGTATTTAGATACACGTCGTTTTGGTTCTGTTCCTCATAGTGGATTTGGTTTAGGATTTGATCGTTTAGTTCAATTTATTACAGGAATGAAAAATATTCGTGATGTTATTCCTTTTCCAAGAACACCAAATAATGCAGAATTCTAA
- a CDS encoding Glu/Leu/Phe/Val family dehydrogenase produces MSKKNKNKAWTYNSFFSFIEKNFDKAARFISIEKGLLEQIKYCNAVYRMHFPVKIGKKIKVIEAYRVQHSHHKLPCKGGIRYSIKVNQDEIMTLAALMTYKCAIVDVPFGGSKGGIKIDPQTISVENLEKITRRYTSELIKKNFIGPGIDVPAPDYGTGEREMSWIFDTFLSILPGEVDALACVTGKPISQGGVRGRKEATGLGVFYGIRELCCMKEYMFSIGLDLGLDGKKIIIQGLGNVGYHAAHFFHESGAIIVALAEREGAIYNKNGLNVSQVILHLKNTGSILNFPESKNIENTEKALELECDILIPAALENVIHKNNANRIKAKIIGEAANGPVTPEADEILGKMGVIIVPDIYLNAGGVTVSYFEWLKNLSHVRYGRMEKRFNENMNSDLLQVIETITHKKIPKEEKKNILRGPREIDLVRSGLEDTMISGFHKIHDLKKTLKIETMRTSAFVLSINKIIDSYEKLGIFP; encoded by the coding sequence ATGTCAAAAAAAAATAAAAATAAAGCTTGGACATATAATAGTTTTTTTAGTTTTATAGAAAAAAATTTTGATAAAGCAGCAAGATTTATTTCTATTGAAAAAGGACTTTTAGAACAAATTAAATATTGTAATGCTGTATATCGTATGCACTTTCCTGTAAAAATAGGAAAAAAAATAAAAGTTATTGAAGCCTATAGAGTACAACACTCTCATCATAAACTACCCTGTAAAGGAGGGATCAGATATAGTATAAAAGTAAATCAAGATGAAATTATGACTTTAGCTGCACTTATGACATATAAATGTGCTATAGTAGATGTACCTTTTGGTGGATCTAAGGGTGGAATTAAAATAGATCCACAAACTATTTCTGTCGAAAATCTAGAAAAGATTACACGTCGTTATACTTCTGAATTAATTAAAAAAAATTTTATAGGTCCAGGAATTGATGTTCCAGCTCCTGATTATGGAACTGGAGAAAGAGAAATGAGCTGGATTTTTGACACTTTTTTATCTATACTTCCTGGAGAAGTAGATGCCTTAGCCTGTGTAACTGGAAAACCTATTTCTCAAGGAGGTGTTAGAGGTAGAAAAGAAGCAACTGGATTAGGAGTTTTTTACGGAATTAGAGAATTATGTTGTATGAAAGAATATATGTTCTCTATTGGTCTTGATTTAGGATTAGATGGTAAAAAAATTATAATACAAGGTCTAGGAAATGTAGGTTATCATGCCGCTCATTTTTTTCATGAATCCGGTGCTATTATTGTTGCTTTAGCAGAAAGAGAGGGTGCTATTTACAATAAAAATGGATTGAATGTATCTCAAGTGATACTACATTTAAAAAATACTGGATCCATATTAAATTTCCCAGAATCAAAAAATATTGAAAATACTGAAAAAGCATTAGAATTAGAATGTGATATCCTAATACCTGCTGCATTAGAAAATGTTATACATAAGAATAATGCTAATCGTATTAAAGCTAAAATTATTGGAGAAGCTGCAAATGGACCGGTAACTCCTGAAGCTGATGAAATATTAGGAAAAATGGGGGTCATTATAGTTCCAGATATTTATTTAAATGCTGGTGGGGTGACAGTTTCTTATTTTGAATGGTTAAAAAACTTAAGTCATGTACGTTATGGTCGGATGGAAAAACGATTTAATGAAAATATGAATTCTGACCTTTTACAGGTTATTGAAACTATTACTCATAAAAAAATTCCAAAAGAAGAAAAAAAAAATATTTTAAGAGGACCAAGAGAAATAGATTTAGTACGTAGTGGTTTAGAAGATACAATGATTAGTGGATTTCATAAAATTCATGATCTAAAAAAAACATTAAAAATAGAAACTATGCGGACATCTGCTTTTGTTCTTTCCATAAATAAAATCATAGATTCTTATGAGAAGTTAGGAATTTTTCCATGA